A stretch of the uncultured Desulfobacter sp. genome encodes the following:
- a CDS encoding transglycosylase SLT domain-containing protein: MKRSLVLTIFLVMFTAHVTLAAEEKSEPPNSESPNSAAVKSEEPERKFIKAELSKNAPPMVATHIPTLVETVRFSGDIRLCGEKIPFTDPEVRERLEKEMMLAVWNRPQVMLWIKRANRWFPHIEKILKKEKLPLDLKYLPIVESALLSYGESSKGAVGYWQFIKSTGKRYGLRIDSRVDERRNMFKSTKAACRYLKDLYSQFNSYLLAMSAYNMGEYGLSKAIQLQDTQDFFSLYLPLETQRYILKMVAVKLILSNPEAYGFHLGPQDFYPVFTFSEIKLSTKRVVPLSMIAKACDISFKTIKDYNPQLRGYFLSEGKTTLLVPEGKHRDFQKKFAPLYKTLAHTQISAAKYHVVKSGESLSAIAKKYHISLYGLLKLNKLSKRNVIHPGDKLRVK, from the coding sequence ATGAAACGATCTCTTGTCCTCACAATCTTTTTGGTAATGTTTACCGCTCATGTAACACTGGCGGCAGAAGAAAAATCCGAACCACCTAACTCCGAGTCTCCTAATTCTGCAGCGGTTAAATCCGAAGAACCTGAACGCAAGTTTATCAAAGCGGAATTGAGTAAAAACGCCCCCCCCATGGTAGCAACCCACATTCCAACCCTGGTGGAAACTGTCCGTTTTTCCGGTGATATCCGCCTTTGTGGAGAAAAAATCCCTTTTACAGATCCCGAAGTCAGAGAGCGGCTTGAAAAAGAGATGATGCTGGCCGTATGGAACCGCCCCCAGGTGATGCTGTGGATCAAACGGGCTAATCGATGGTTTCCCCACATCGAAAAAATTTTAAAAAAGGAAAAACTGCCGTTGGATTTAAAATATCTGCCCATTGTGGAAAGTGCGCTTTTGTCTTATGGGGAATCTTCCAAAGGCGCGGTTGGATACTGGCAATTTATTAAAAGTACAGGGAAAAGATACGGATTACGCATTGATTCAAGAGTCGACGAACGCCGGAACATGTTTAAGTCCACAAAGGCAGCCTGCCGCTATCTTAAAGATCTTTATTCCCAGTTTAACTCATACCTGCTGGCTATGTCCGCATATAACATGGGAGAATATGGTCTGAGCAAAGCTATACAACTTCAAGATACTCAGGACTTTTTTTCTTTGTACCTGCCCCTGGAGACCCAGCGCTATATCCTAAAAATGGTTGCGGTCAAGTTGATTCTGTCTAACCCGGAAGCGTATGGGTTTCATCTTGGACCCCAGGATTTTTATCCGGTATTTACATTCTCTGAAATAAAACTTTCTACAAAACGTGTTGTACCTTTATCCATGATTGCCAAAGCCTGTGACATTTCATTTAAAACCATCAAGGACTATAATCCACAGCTTCGAGGATATTTTTTGTCAGAAGGCAAAACCACCCTTCTTGTACCCGAGGGCAAGCATAGGGATTTTCAGAAAAAATTTGCCCCGCTTTACAAAACTTTGGCTCACACGCAGATATCTGCAGCAAAGTACCATGTGGTAAAATCAGGGGAAAGCCTTTCTGCAATTGCAAAAAAATATCATATATCTTTGTACGGATTGCTTAAACTTAACAAGTTGTCAAAGCGAAATGTCATTCATCCTGGGGATAAATTACGAGTGAAATGA
- a CDS encoding inositol monophosphatase family protein, giving the protein MISFIKNLAIKAGMLCIEGQKGLTPHDLEFKSTKDIVTQIDKKVEAFLVKAILERFPDHGILGEEYGAVETNSEFKWIIDPIDGTTSFVHRLPFYSISIALEKKGELILGVVYAPAMGQLFYAEKGNGAFIGDTAIHVSATRDLYNAVMATGFACLRAGLENNNLPIFNEIVPKLRDIRRFGSAALDLCYTAMGSLDGFWEMNLNIYDIAAGTVILREAGGVVTDFRGGRQFPEKGFAASNKGLHNELIHILTRFYEFA; this is encoded by the coding sequence TTGATTTCCTTTATAAAAAACTTGGCCATTAAAGCAGGAATGCTCTGCATAGAAGGCCAAAAAGGCTTAACGCCCCATGACCTTGAATTCAAATCAACAAAAGATATTGTCACGCAAATAGACAAAAAGGTAGAAGCATTTTTAGTCAAGGCAATCCTTGAGCGGTTTCCTGATCATGGCATCCTCGGAGAAGAGTACGGGGCCGTAGAGACAAACAGTGAATTTAAGTGGATCATTGATCCCATAGACGGCACCACATCTTTTGTCCACCGACTGCCTTTTTACAGCATCAGCATAGCCCTGGAAAAGAAGGGAGAACTGATACTTGGCGTGGTCTACGCCCCTGCGATGGGCCAGTTGTTTTATGCTGAAAAAGGCAACGGCGCATTTATAGGCGATACGGCAATCCATGTTTCTGCAACCAGGGATCTTTACAACGCAGTCATGGCAACGGGCTTTGCATGCCTGAGAGCCGGTCTTGAAAACAACAATTTGCCGATTTTTAATGAGATTGTACCAAAACTTAGGGACATCAGGCGTTTTGGATCCGCTGCGTTGGATCTTTGTTATACAGCGATGGGCAGTCTGGACGGATTCTGGGAAATGAATCTCAACATCTATGATATTGCCGCAGGGACAGTTATTTTAAGGGAAGCAGGTGGTGTGGTCACTGATTTTAGAGGAGGCCGGCAATTCCCGGAAAAAGGCTTCGCTGCTTCAAACAAAGGGCTACACAATGAATTGATCCATATCCTGACAAGATTTTATGAATTTGCATAA
- a CDS encoding carboxy terminal-processing peptidase, with protein MTQKNKLRRRLGAVLIFTAFLYFTPLCHAQIDELTFQDEQSQQCIAIVHALERDHFTGKKLDRNMSVLVFDRYIKSLDPGRHLLTQADLNEYAPLKQLMYKYVKAGNLGPAFEIFNLYQSRSQERLEYILKLAKAWQTQIDFSKNETLVIDYEHKPFIRDISGLKPLWKKELKNHIINLKIDKTSDDEISENLEKIYSNRLSRLSQTQSRDVFQIFMNAVTMSFDPHSQYFAPRMSEDFDIHMKLSLEGIGAVLQNEYEYTKVVRLIPKGPADKSQKLAPGDKIIGVGQGQDGEIKDTIGQRIDDVVKQIRGPKDTFVRLKIIPARKSNVTATISIKRDKVKLEEQSAKKEVVNITSNGRTYKLGIIEIPNFYIDFDAYHRGETDYKSTTRDVTKLLKELKKEKIDGLIVDLRDNGGGSLKEANDLTGLFLKYGPTVQVKTKFRVSRLYDEDPKIAYTGPLMVLINRMSASASEIFAGAIKDYHRGLIVGTRSFGKGTVQELKPLGDGRLKMTSAKFYRVSGKSTQHKGVEPDIWFPQIYRTKDTGESALDGALLWDHIDATRYSAYMPLQPMVKPLADAYEKRAEKSFGIKYLTQRIQLAESLSEQKTLSLNLAARLKTDTAFNQEELDLENNYRKQKGEAPLATLDDIDPEKEEIKQILTDQAEYIAADFITLSHKIGYKWQ; from the coding sequence ATGACACAGAAAAATAAACTGCGCCGTAGGCTTGGAGCTGTACTCATTTTCACAGCATTTCTTTATTTCACGCCACTGTGCCATGCACAAATTGATGAACTGACGTTTCAGGATGAACAGTCCCAACAGTGCATTGCCATTGTCCATGCCCTTGAACGGGATCATTTTACTGGAAAAAAACTGGATAGAAATATGTCTGTCCTTGTCTTTGACCGATATATCAAATCCTTGGACCCGGGCAGACATCTTCTGACCCAGGCAGACCTGAATGAATACGCGCCGTTGAAACAGCTGATGTATAAATATGTGAAAGCGGGAAACCTTGGACCGGCCTTTGAAATTTTCAACCTTTATCAGTCCCGTAGCCAGGAGCGCCTGGAATATATTCTTAAATTAGCCAAAGCCTGGCAAACCCAGATTGATTTTTCCAAAAACGAAACCCTTGTCATTGACTATGAGCATAAACCCTTTATCCGGGACATCTCGGGGCTTAAGCCCCTGTGGAAAAAAGAGCTGAAAAATCACATTATTAACTTAAAAATAGATAAAACATCAGATGATGAGATTTCCGAAAACCTGGAAAAAATCTATTCCAACCGATTGTCCCGCCTATCCCAGACACAGTCCAGGGATGTATTCCAGATTTTCATGAATGCCGTCACCATGTCCTTTGATCCCCATTCCCAATATTTTGCCCCGCGTATGTCCGAGGATTTCGACATTCATATGAAACTGAGTTTGGAGGGCATTGGGGCTGTGCTGCAAAACGAATATGAATACACAAAGGTCGTCAGGCTTATCCCCAAAGGTCCGGCCGACAAATCCCAGAAACTTGCCCCTGGGGATAAAATAATCGGCGTGGGCCAGGGCCAGGATGGAGAAATTAAAGACACCATTGGTCAGCGCATTGACGATGTGGTCAAGCAGATTCGAGGGCCCAAAGACACCTTTGTACGGTTAAAAATTATTCCTGCCAGAAAATCCAATGTAACTGCGACCATCAGCATCAAACGAGACAAGGTAAAATTAGAGGAACAGTCCGCAAAAAAAGAGGTCGTTAATATAACTTCAAACGGACGGACTTATAAGCTGGGCATCATTGAAATCCCCAATTTTTACATAGACTTTGATGCCTATCACAGGGGAGAGACTGATTACAAAAGCACCACAAGAGACGTAACAAAACTGCTGAAAGAGTTGAAAAAAGAAAAAATTGACGGATTGATTGTTGATTTAAGAGACAATGGGGGGGGATCGCTTAAAGAAGCCAATGATTTGACAGGGCTGTTCCTTAAATATGGCCCCACGGTACAGGTCAAAACAAAATTCAGGGTCTCCCGCCTGTATGATGAAGATCCCAAAATTGCTTACACAGGCCCCCTTATGGTACTCATTAACAGAATGAGTGCATCGGCCAGTGAAATTTTTGCAGGTGCCATTAAAGATTATCACCGGGGGCTTATTGTGGGCACCCGAAGTTTTGGCAAGGGCACGGTTCAGGAACTCAAACCTTTGGGGGATGGACGGTTGAAGATGACTTCTGCCAAATTTTACCGGGTCTCAGGTAAAAGCACCCAACATAAAGGCGTAGAACCCGACATCTGGTTCCCACAGATTTATAGAACCAAAGATACTGGAGAAAGCGCCCTCGACGGTGCCTTGCTCTGGGACCACATTGATGCCACCCGCTATTCAGCATATATGCCTTTGCAGCCCATGGTCAAACCTTTAGCCGATGCGTATGAAAAACGGGCAGAAAAGTCCTTTGGCATTAAATATCTCACCCAGCGAATTCAATTGGCTGAATCTTTGAGTGAACAAAAAACGCTCTCTTTAAATCTGGCGGCACGCCTGAAAACAGATACCGCTTTTAATCAAGAAGAGCTGGACCTGGAAAACAATTATCGCAAACAAAAAGGGGAAGCGCCTCTTGCAACCCTGGATGACATAGACCCTGAAAAAGAAGAGATCAAACAGATCCTGACAGACCAGGCCGAATACATTGCGGCAGATTTTATTACGTTAAGCCATAAAATCGGATATAAATGGCAGTAA
- a CDS encoding SidJ-related pseudokinase, translated as MSHAPSSNARIREEQLLIDHCLDFSAAYMGIKYIGQQVADYPFTVTQHTLDALFSVFKTAGFKKAKQAFFLYHEAACTLVDMGKARQNDITQTIVPKLMSLLMKSSGNRLRALSQALGRLAENRPASDIPSYPNQIRPLDIDLSRLAEKLTRPGRVLPIDTQWTWKGRSLIVPTQAKILGVIKFATTKNNINEIYQEAIWMDWFSNNPLKFDNHVPKPLCIKGEYLFNITNELPEGGPKTIKEPVCIVFTPCPGYYEYPNLKCADWEQIKLSFFKSALALGRLSSQGIFHTALIPLFHNRVQQERRNDNGRYLWEHAGRLDQWLDSSRFPNFAASGLRDFEHIACQAKPLDLEHYTGEYLLSFILVAGACFRNKAPHRRGTDDTRPYVDTRDLFCPDQFESLLTGVCEHYFKGLTKSETFDPAPFNIPALIENLIEKMGIDEHMQESLRVQDQLAMDDDQFKQFLTNRGVTVIPVKGKKEITLFTGPHLGEFNQSISVPELIEFLFKFSAFCVSTCFLKNYDLMPRR; from the coding sequence ATGAGCCACGCCCCGTCCTCCAATGCACGAATCCGGGAAGAACAGCTTCTAATTGATCATTGCCTGGATTTTTCTGCGGCATATATGGGTATCAAATATATTGGCCAGCAAGTGGCTGATTACCCATTCACTGTTACCCAACACACCCTGGATGCTTTGTTTTCCGTATTTAAAACCGCCGGGTTTAAAAAGGCGAAACAAGCCTTTTTTTTATATCATGAGGCCGCCTGTACCCTGGTGGATATGGGTAAAGCAAGGCAGAACGATATTACCCAGACGATTGTCCCCAAGCTTATGTCACTTTTGATGAAAAGCTCCGGAAACCGGCTTCGGGCTCTGAGCCAGGCACTGGGTAGACTGGCGGAGAATCGCCCTGCATCGGATATTCCTTCGTATCCAAACCAAATCAGACCGTTGGATATCGATTTGTCCCGTCTTGCTGAAAAACTCACACGGCCAGGGCGAGTATTGCCGATAGACACCCAATGGACCTGGAAAGGTAGAAGCCTTATTGTCCCGACTCAAGCAAAAATTCTGGGCGTCATCAAATTTGCAACAACAAAAAACAATATCAATGAAATATACCAGGAAGCAATCTGGATGGACTGGTTCTCCAACAACCCTCTCAAATTTGACAACCATGTTCCCAAACCGTTGTGTATCAAGGGCGAATATCTATTCAACATCACAAATGAACTGCCCGAAGGTGGTCCGAAAACAATAAAAGAACCTGTCTGCATCGTCTTTACCCCCTGCCCAGGCTATTATGAATATCCCAATTTAAAATGTGCGGATTGGGAACAAATTAAACTATCGTTTTTCAAATCGGCCCTTGCTTTGGGCCGACTTTCATCTCAGGGGATTTTCCATACCGCATTGATCCCGTTATTCCATAACCGTGTTCAGCAGGAAAGAAGAAACGATAATGGCAGGTATCTGTGGGAACATGCCGGGCGTTTAGATCAGTGGCTTGACTCCAGTCGGTTTCCCAATTTTGCCGCATCAGGTTTGCGGGATTTTGAACATATTGCCTGCCAGGCAAAACCACTGGACCTTGAACATTATACCGGCGAATACCTGCTCAGTTTTATTCTGGTTGCAGGCGCCTGCTTTAGAAACAAAGCCCCGCACAGAAGAGGAACAGACGACACACGCCCCTATGTCGATACCCGGGATCTGTTTTGCCCGGATCAGTTTGAATCACTTTTGACAGGGGTATGTGAACACTATTTCAAAGGCTTAACCAAGTCAGAGACCTTTGATCCGGCCCCGTTTAATATCCCTGCACTGATTGAAAACCTGATTGAAAAAATGGGGATTGATGAGCATATGCAGGAGTCTCTAAGAGTACAGGACCAATTGGCGATGGACGATGACCAGTTTAAACAATTTTTGACGAACCGGGGTGTTACTGTTATACCGGTCAAAGGCAAAAAAGAGATCACACTTTTTACCGGCCCCCATCTCGGTGAATTCAATCAGTCCATCTCCGTACCTGAACTTATTGAATTTTTATTCAAATTTTCCGCTTTCTGTGTATCGACCTGTTTTTTAAAAAACTATGATTTGATGCCCCGTAGATAA
- the ylqF gene encoding ribosome biogenesis GTPase YlqF, whose protein sequence is MNIQWFPGHMLETKNQLKRAIARVDALFEVVDARLPLSSSNPFLEKIATGKNRMKVLNKADIADPEATQAWLEYFNRDIKQPAAAICGTRAQETTHTLEALVSQVDRNKARKAKVMVVGIPNTGKSTILNTLAGRKVAKTGNIPAVTRHQQRTSLKGNIDIYDTPGILWPVIEPRQRGLALAASGAISDTAIDYHEIAYFAAQFLLERYPAGLVERYPFLNPLPGAPQALIESVGKFRGCLKKGGYVDVQKASQLIIRDLRSGRLGRISFETPKDINIDYDTEK, encoded by the coding sequence ATGAATATCCAGTGGTTTCCCGGCCATATGCTGGAGACAAAAAATCAGCTCAAAAGAGCCATTGCCAGGGTAGATGCCCTGTTTGAGGTCGTTGATGCAAGGCTGCCTTTGTCCAGTTCAAACCCCTTTTTAGAAAAAATTGCCACGGGCAAAAATCGGATGAAAGTACTCAATAAAGCCGATATCGCTGATCCGGAGGCGACACAGGCCTGGCTTGAGTATTTTAACCGGGACATCAAACAGCCGGCAGCGGCCATCTGCGGAACCCGCGCGCAAGAGACCACACATACGTTAGAGGCACTGGTCTCACAGGTAGACAGGAACAAGGCGAGGAAGGCGAAAGTCATGGTGGTGGGCATTCCCAACACCGGAAAATCCACAATTTTAAACACCCTGGCGGGCCGGAAAGTGGCAAAGACAGGAAATATACCGGCCGTAACCCGCCACCAACAGCGCACAAGCCTTAAAGGGAACATTGATATTTATGATACCCCGGGTATCTTGTGGCCGGTGATTGAACCCAGGCAGCGTGGACTTGCCCTGGCTGCGTCCGGTGCCATCAGCGACACCGCCATTGACTATCATGAAATCGCCTATTTTGCCGCACAGTTTTTACTGGAAAGATACCCGGCCGGTCTTGTCGAGCGCTACCCATTTTTAAATCCGTTGCCCGGCGCCCCCCAGGCACTTATCGAATCTGTGGGCAAATTCCGGGGATGTCTTAAAAAAGGCGGATATGTTGATGTTCAAAAAGCATCACAACTTATTATTAGGGATCTTAGATCCGGCAGGCTTGGCCGGATTAGTTTTGAAACACCAAAGGATATAAACATAGATTATGACACAGAAAAATAA